Below is a genomic region from Triticum dicoccoides isolate Atlit2015 ecotype Zavitan chromosome 5A, WEW_v2.0, whole genome shotgun sequence.
ATTTCCCTTGTTTTTCTTAAGATTAAGATACTGGTGAAGTATGAGAAAGGCAAAAACGACACACCTTCATTAAGATACTGGTCAAGTGTGTCGTTTGGATCTGCGCATAAACCGTCTAtccaaaaaaatctattttttctgtAGATTTTTTTTATAAAGGTAATATATTGATATCAAGATTTCTGTCTGCAGATAATCCCAAAAGATGTTGTGCCGTATTTCAAAGGCGAGATCCCAGGAGAGATCAAGCTAGAAACTCGAAATGGTTACTGTCACACTATTGTGGTTGCCAAGAACCAAGAAAAGCATGTCCTTTCAGTGGGTTGGCGGCAATTTGTTGAAAGCTATGATCTACAGGAGGATGATTccttaatattcagatacaaagggAACTCTCAGTTTAGTGTCATGATCTTTGATAAGCTTGGTCCTGAAAAAGCATTATCGGTTGTTCTGGATCCTTTTTGGCCTCAGGTCCAAGACAGGTGCAACGAGGCACATGAAAACGGGTAAAATACTATACTTTATTATTCATGTCTTTATTTCTTGGCACCAAATTTCACTTCAAATGGCTTTCACACTGCAGGTATTCTCAAAAGATGGAAGTGCCTCGGAAAAGAAGAAAAAGCCGGATTGAATATCACTACACAAACTTGGATGATGAGAAGAAATATTTCTTGGTGCTTATGATGGACAATTTTCAACATGAGATGGTAAATTCATATTCAAATACAGCACCACTTCCTTTTATCAGTTATTTTGTTGTTTTCCTGAAGACCAATAAATTTCTACTTTCTTGTTTAAATTCTATAGCAATATATATTCTTTTAGAGACACAAACTATATGTAGTTTTTGCAAAAACATTGAATCCAGCATGGTAGCACATTCAGATATGTTTGTTTGCAATTCCTCACAGTTTAAAGTAAGGATAATAGGCTTTTGGCATTCACATTGTTCCTATGATACTACTCTTCTTTATTTCCCTTGGCATCTCAGACAAATTTGCTTTGATTAGAGAGTATCTTTTTTATCCTGTTTACAAACCATTTTTCAAACAAAATTATTGATTGTTCATCTCCAGATCATCCCAAAAGAATTTGTTCAGTGTTTCAAGGGCGAATTCCCAGGAGAGATGATACTTGAAACACAAAATCGTTGCAGTTATGAAATTGGAGTTGCCAAGAACAATGAAAACCTTGTCCTTATAGTGGGATGGGATAATTTCGTTGAAACCTTTGGTCTAGAGATGGGTGACGCCATGGTATTCAGATACAATGCGAACTCTCAGTTTAATGTCATAATCTTCGATGAATCTGGTTGTGAGAAGGCATCATCTCCGCCTCCCGTGCAAGAAAGGCGCACAAGTGCTACTGATACTGTGAAAATTTCTGATTTCTATCCTCAGCCCATACAAATGGTACTGCCAGAGTCACCACCAACGAAAAGGGATGCCATACAAACGCAGCCATTTAGCACAGTGAAAGGGATGCCAATGGAGTCACCACGCCTCCAAATGGAAAGGGACAAGTCATGTCAAGATAACAGCACTGTGATAAGTATTTCCTCCGGCGGGTCATCAGGTCTCAGTTTACGATTATAGCTATGCCTTCCCTTGCAAATCATTATCATATTTGTGTAGCTAATATTTAattgttctgttttctttgcacagaagATGATGTCTCCTCTGAAGAAGTACGTGAAGTGACTGGTTCCGAATGCATTGTCTGGAAGAAGGTACGATCTTCatttcagaaggagcagttgaaggatcgtTATATTACCGCCCACAAGAGtagactaacttcagctcagaaggaagtGGTGAAGCAGAAGGTCCAATCCATACAACCAGAGATCCCATTCTTTGTTGCTGTGATGCGCAAGTGCAACGTTGTTTTagaattctttctggtgagttccattttcttTCGATCATGTAGGTGTCTGTTTAAACTGTAAAGTACTGCTTGTGGAATACTAATGAAAACGCTATCTAATAATGTAAATTCATAATCAGTCACCATCTCTGAATTTGAATACAGATTGGAGATTGCTTCCTAATATCGTACAAATTTAGGAAGCAATTGAACATGCTATTTTACAGAGTTTTATTGCCATTATCTGCTAACTCTTTTGTCCACtgtaatcaggttttcccaaaacgctATGCTAAGGCATATCTTAAAGAGAAGCGACACTTGTCTCTTCAGGTGATGGGCAAGGAGTGGCCGGTGTGGTTTCGTGAAAACAGTTGCGATAAAAGGCTTGGAAATGGATGGAAACGGTTTGTAGAAGACAACAAGCTGAAGATGGGTGATATGTGCCTCTTTGAACTGCTGAGAGATGAGAGGACCATGGAGGTACATATCATCCCCGCCGCAAACGATGACAATTATCGGGCAGGTCTCCAGAATGGTGCTGACCGGGAAGCGGCGTTCCGGGGAGGGGCTCCTACTCATCATACGGATGGAGCGTGTGATCCTGACACAAGGTTGCTTCGCATCACTAAAACTGAAGCTGTGAAAGATGATGCTGTTGCCCCTGATGGTGCCTGATCGCCCAAGGAAAAGTCTAGCGTGGTGTCTAAACCAAGCATGCATACTGCTGTTTTTGCGCTCTGGGGTTAAACGAGCGATCCTATATATCAATCATAAGGCCTCGGTTACACTGTATGGTAGAAACTTGAAACTGTTGTGGTGCTCGATCTACCTCTGTATTTTTTTGTTCGTTATCTTGGCAGGCCTGGAACTCCTCCGGCTGTAGTTATAGCTGCCTTTTAGTTTCCTGTTGCACCTCTGGATGCTGCTTCTGTGGTCGCGGTTTATTTTCGATAAGTTATCGTGGTGATAGTGGAACCCAGTCCTTCGTTGGCCGTTTGGAAAACAATGGATGCCAAATTCAAATTGATGGATATGCCATGCCGCTGATGCTGCGGGATTCCCTGGCATCAGTGGGCTGCTAATGCTTTCTTGTTGGTGGCACTGTTCTTGTTGTTGATTACAGGCAGGCAGCGCTAGAGCGCCACCGTCCAGCAACAGGAGACAGACAGCATGCAGCTGCCAGATGGCCACGCCAGGACGCAT
It encodes:
- the LOC119300205 gene encoding B3 domain-containing protein Os03g0619800-like; amino-acid sequence: MGATTRVGGGVRGAAKRMGTSFESCKLRDEQHYKNLDDEKQYFLVLILGDFQDAMIIPKDVVPYFKGEIPGEIKLETRNGYCHTIVVAKNQEKHVLSVGWRQFVESYDLQEDDSLIFRYKGNSQFSVMIFDKLGPEKALSVVLDPFWPQVQDRCNEAHENGYSQKMEVPRKRRKSRIEYHYTNLDDEKKYFLVLMMDNFQHEMIIPKEFVQCFKGEFPGEMILETQNRCSYEIGVAKNNENLVLIVGWDNFVETFGLEMGDAMVFRYNANSQFNVIIFDESGCEKASSPPPVQERRTSATDTVKISDFYPQPIQMVLPESPPTKRDAIQTQPFSTVKGMPMESPRLQMERDKSCQDNSTVISISSGGSSEDDVSSEEVREVTGSECIVWKKVRSSFQKEQLKDRYITAHKSRLTSAQKEVVKQKVQSIQPEIPFFVAVMRKCNVVLEFFLVFPKRYAKAYLKEKRHLSLQVMGKEWPVWFRENSCDKRLGNGWKRFVEDNKLKMGDMCLFELLRDERTMEVHIIPAANDDNYRAGLQNGADREAAFRGGAPTHHTDGACDPDTRLLRITKTEAVKDDAVAPDGA